One window of the Pelobates fuscus isolate aPelFus1 chromosome 12, aPelFus1.pri, whole genome shotgun sequence genome contains the following:
- the LOC134579427 gene encoding CD59A glycoprotein-like, with product MSGMCGLRVMLPLSLVMLVFCSTGLALTCYNCQSYSSEKCEQKMPCPLNQNACLKITTDGKSRSQCWEMNRCEISSVKNEFQLTKFTSSCCQTDLCNSGRSSLPVTSLVLSFAAAILLIFSC from the exons ATGAGTGGAATGTGTGGACTCCGTGTCATGCTCCCTCTCAGCCTGGTTATGCTTGTGTTCTGCTCCACTG GTCTGGCCTTGACGTGTTATAACTGCCAATCGTATAGCAGTGAGAAGTGTGAGCAAAAAATGCCGTGTCCATTGAACCAAAACGCCTGTCTTAAAATCACAACAG ATGGCAAGTCAAGATCTCAGTGCTGGGAAATGAACAGATGTGAAATCTCCTCTGTTAAAAATGAATTTCAGCTGACTAAGTTCACTTCTAGTTGCTGCCAGACCGACCTCTGTAACAGCGGTAGAAGCAGCCTGCCTGTTACCTCTTTGGTTCTCAGTTTCGCTGCCGCTATTCTGCTGATATTCTCCTGCTGA